The following are encoded together in the Thunnus albacares chromosome 7, fThuAlb1.1, whole genome shotgun sequence genome:
- the si:ch73-62b13.1 gene encoding carbohydrate sulfotransferase 1-like yields the protein MECSWKTVLLLVCASLGVQYTAIRTLRDSLSGPCQGSYHCQTRHHRDSRWRALCDDNWMPVESPRKHILLFATTRSGSSFTGQLLNQHPGMFYVFEPLYHVQQAFTNSSSRLRRTLDRRALLGAYRDLLLNLYTCDLHFMESYIRPEPQDHITSSFFRRSSSHALCSPPVCLEGGDGVGSDPPDETWCPKKCGALNLTLASMSCLSREHIAIKTVRVPEVGDLRTLTEDPRLDLKIIHLVRDPRAILASRMMAFSDQFRAWKIWNATGRQPRYVDLSQITSTCKDMAASAETGLQRPAWLRGRYLLVRYEDLAFNPKDKAAEIYRFIGLEMEDRVQMWIAKNTNSNVSSPSEWNYRYSTTRDSRATAESWRLRLGFDIVRTVQNLCNDTLALLGYRQVHSAAGLKNLSHSLVEPRTFQPVTW from the exons ATGGAGTGCTCCTGGAAGAcggtgctgctgctggtgtgtgCCTCTCTGGGAGTCCAGTACACGGCCATCCGCACCCTGAGGGATTCACTGTCTGGACCCTGTCAGGGATCCTACCACTGCCAGACCAGACATCACCGAG ACTCCAGGTGGAGAGCTTTGTGCGATGACAATTGGATGCCCGTTGAGTCGCCTCGGAAGCACATCCTGCTGTTTGCCACCACACGCAGTGGCTCATCCTTCACCGGTCAGCTCCTCAACCAGCACCCCGGGATGTTCTATGTGTTTGAACCTCTCTACCACGTCCAGCAGGCCTTCACCAACTCCAGCAGCAGGCTGCGTCGCACCTTGGACCGCCGGGCCCTACTGGGAGCATACAGGGACCTCCTCCTCAATCTGTACACCTGCGACCTTCACTTTATGGAGAGCTATATTCGTCCTGAGCCACAGGACCACATCACAAGTTCTTTCTTCCGCCGAAGCTCCAGCCACGCCCTTTGTTCCCCTCCTGTGTGCCTGGAAGGAGGGGATGGAGTGGGCTCTGATCCACCTGATGAAACCTGGTGTCCTAAGAAGTGCGGGGCACTGAACCTCACCTTGGCCTCTATGTCATGTCTGTCAAGGGAACACATAGCCATAAAGACAGTTCGGGTCCCTGAAGTGGGGGATCTGCGCACCCTGACTGAAGATCCGCGTCTGGACCTGAAGATCATCCACCTGGTGAGGGACCCCAGAGCCATCCTAGCCTCACGCATGATGGCGTTTTCAGATCAGTTTCGCGCTTGGAAAATATGGAATGCAACAGGACGGCAGCCACGATATGTGGACCTGTCACAGATCACCAGCACCTGTAAGGACATGGCGGCCTCTGCAGAAACAGGCCTGCAAAGGCCAGCCTGGCTGCGGGGACGCTACCTGCTGGTGCGGTATGAGGACCTGGCTTTCAACCCAAAGGACAAGGCTGCTGAGATCTACAGGTTCATTGGGCTGGAGATGGAGGACAGGGTGCAGATGTGGATCGCAAAGAACACCAACAGTAATGTGTCATCTCCGTCTGAGTGGAACTACAGGTACTCCACCACCAGAGACTCCAGAGCGACAGCAGAGAGCTGGAGGCTTCGTCTCGGCTTTGATATCGTGAGGACTGTGCAGAATCTTTGTAATGACACTCTGGCTCTGCTGGGATACAGGCAAGTTCACTCCGCAGCTGGACTCAAAAACCTTTCCCATAGTTTAGTGGAACCCCGGACCTTTCAGCCGGTCACATGGTag